Proteins encoded within one genomic window of Rhinolophus sinicus isolate RSC01 linkage group LG05, ASM3656204v1, whole genome shotgun sequence:
- the FGD2 gene encoding FYVE, RhoGEF and PH domain-containing protein 2 isoform X2, with amino-acid sequence MEGARKEKLASVSNLVTVFENSRTPGAAPRAHVLEATHHSPGCRPPPPAGPWERPSVEEAVGSRPRTVSRRYLSSLKSKLSSGTWRKSCQPGTHLGPGMQEPEEKRIVQELLVTEQAYVARLHLLDQVFFQELLKEARSSKAFPEDVVRLIFSNISSIYQFHAQFFLPELQRRLDDWSATPRIGDVIQKLAPFLKMYSEYVKNFERAAELLATWTEKSPQFQEVLTRIQSSEASGSLTLQHHMLEPVQRIPRYELLLKEYVQKLPAEAPDRADAQKALDMIFSAAQHSNAAITEMERLQELWEVYQRLGLEDDIVDPSNTLLREGPVLKISFRRSDPIERYLFLFNNMLLYCVPRVIQVGAHFQVRTRIDVAGMKVRELTDAEFPHSFLVSGKQRTLELQARSQEEMISWMQACQAAIDQIEKRNETFKAAVQGPEGDVQKELQSEELGLRAPQWVRDKMVTMCMRCQEPFNALTRRRHHCRACGYVVCARCSDYRAELKYDDNRPNRVCFSCYTFLTGNVLPEDKDDRRRHILEKGSTAGSEQSLMCSFLQLVGDKWGKSGSRGWCVIPRDDPLVLYVYAAPQVTAGPQGDPRVFQLQQSGQLYTFKAETEELRGRWMKAMERAASGWSPRGPNDGDLSD; translated from the exons ATGGAGGGGGCGCGAAAGGAGAAGCTGGCATCTGTGTCCAATCTGGTGACTGTGTTTGAAAACAGCAG GACACCGGGAGCAGCACCCAGAGCCCACGTGCTGGAAGCCACGCATCACAGCCCTGGGTGCAGGCCTCCCCCTCCCGCAGGACCATGGGAGAGACCCAGTGTGGAGGAGGCCGTGGGGTCCAGGCCCAGGACGGTCAGCAGGAGGTACCTGAGCTCCCTGAAGAGCAAGCTGTCCAGCGGGACCTGGAGGAAATCTTGCCAGCCTGGGACCCACCTGGGGCCAGGGATGCAG GAGCCTGAGGAGAAGAGGATCGTCCAGGAGCTGCTGGTGACAGAGCAGGCCTATGTGGCACGCCTCCATCTGCTAGACCAG GTATTCTTCCAGGAGCTGTTGAAGGAGGCGCGAAGCAGCAAGGCCTTCCCCGAGGATGTGGTCAGGCTCATCTTCTCCAACATCTCCTCCATCTACCAGTTCCACGCACAGTTCTTCCTCCCAGAGCTGCAGCGGCGGCTGGATGACTG GTCAGCCACCCCACGTATCGGTGACGTGATCCAGAAACTGGCCCCCTTCCTGAAGATGTATAGTGAGTATGTCAAGAACTTTGAGCGGGCTGCTGAGCTGCTGGCGACCTGGACTGAAAAGTCTCCCCAATTCCAGGAGGTTCTTACCCGCATTCAG AGCAGCGAGGCCTCGGGCAGCCTGACCCTGCAGCACCACATGCTGGAACCTGTGCAGAGAATCCCACGCTACGAGCTGCTGCTCAAGGAGTACGTCCAGAAGCtgccagctgaggccccagacagGGCCGATGCCCAGA AAGCCCTGGACATGATCTTCTCAGCCGCGCAGCACTCCAACGCAGCCATTACTGAGATG GAGCGACTGCAGGAGCTGTGGGAGGTGTACCAGCGCCTGGGCCTGGAAGACGACATCGTGGACCCCTCCAACACCCTCCTCCGCGAGGGCCCCGTTCTCAAGATCTCCTTCCGCCGCAGCGACCCCATAGAGCGCTACCTTTTCTTG TTCAACAACATGCTGCTCTACTGCGTGCCCAGGGTCATCCAGGTGGGCGCTCACTTCCAGGTGAGGACCCGCATCGACGTGGCTGGGATGAAG GTGCGGGAGCTGACTGATGCCGAGTTCCCGCACTCCTTCCTGGTGTCTGGGAAGCAGCGCACCCTGGAGCTGCAAGCCCG GTCCCAGGAGGAAATGATTTCCTGGATGCAG GCCTGCCAGGCCGCCATTGACCAAATCGAGAAGCGGAATGAAACCTTTAAGGCTGCGGTCCAGGGCCCTGAAGGAGATGTCCAGAAGGAG CTGCAGTCCGAGGAGCTGGGCCTCCGGGCCCCACAGTGGGTCCGGGACAAGATGGTGACCATGTGCATGCGCTGCCAGGAGCCCTTCAACGCCCTGACGCGCCGTCGCCACCACTGCCGGGCCTGTGGCTAC GTGGTGTGTGCCAGGTGCTCTGACTACCGGGCTGAGCTCAAATATGATGACAACAGGCCCAACCGAGTCTGCTTCAGCTGTTACACGTTCCTCACTGGAAACGTGCTCCCCGAGGACAAGGACGACAGGAGGCGGCACATCCTGGAG AAAGGGTCCACGGCGGGGTCTGAGCAGAGCCTAATGTGCAGCTTCCTGCAGCTCGTCGGGGACAAGTGGGGCAAGAGCGGCAGCCGGGGCTGGTGTGTGATCCCCCGGGATGACCCTCTCGTGCTCTATGTCTATGCTGCCCCTCAG GTGACAGCAGGGCCCCAAGGGGACCCCCGGGTCTTCCAGCTGCAACAGTCAGGCCAGCTCTACACCTTCAAAGCCGAAACTGAGGAGCTGAGGGGCCGCTGGATGAAAGCTATGGAGCGGGCGGCCAGCGGCTGGAGCCCCAGGGGACCCAACGATGGGGATCTGTCTGACTGA
- the FGD2 gene encoding FYVE, RhoGEF and PH domain-containing protein 2 isoform X1: protein MEGARKEKLASVSNLVTVFENSRTPGAAPRAHVLEATHHSPGCRPPPPAGPWERPSVEEAVGSRPRTVSRRYLSSLKSKLSSGTWRKSCQPGTHLGPGMQEPEEKRIVQELLVTEQAYVARLHLLDQVFFQELLKEARSSKAFPEDVVRLIFSNISSIYQFHAQFFLPELQRRLDDWSATPRIGDVIQKLAPFLKMYSEYVKNFERAAELLATWTEKSPQFQEVLTRIQSSEASGSLTLQHHMLEPVQRIPRYELLLKEYVQKLPAEAPDRADAQKALDMIFSAAQHSNAAITEMERLQELWEVYQRLGLEDDIVDPSNTLLREGPVLKISFRRSDPIERYLFLFNNMLLYCVPRVIQVGAHFQVRTRIDVAGMKVRELTDAEFPHSFLVSGKQRTLELQARSQEEMISWMQACQAAIDQIEKRNETFKAAVQGPEGDVQKELQSEELGLRAPQWVRDKMVTMCMRCQEPFNALTRRRHHCRACGYVVCARCSDYRAELKYDDNRPNRVCFSCYTFLTGNVLPEDKDDRRRHILEKGSTAGSEQSLMCSFLQLVGDKWGKSGSRGWCVIPRDDPLVLYVYAAPQDIRAHTSIPLLGYQVTAGPQGDPRVFQLQQSGQLYTFKAETEELRGRWMKAMERAASGWSPRGPNDGDLSD from the exons ATGGAGGGGGCGCGAAAGGAGAAGCTGGCATCTGTGTCCAATCTGGTGACTGTGTTTGAAAACAGCAG GACACCGGGAGCAGCACCCAGAGCCCACGTGCTGGAAGCCACGCATCACAGCCCTGGGTGCAGGCCTCCCCCTCCCGCAGGACCATGGGAGAGACCCAGTGTGGAGGAGGCCGTGGGGTCCAGGCCCAGGACGGTCAGCAGGAGGTACCTGAGCTCCCTGAAGAGCAAGCTGTCCAGCGGGACCTGGAGGAAATCTTGCCAGCCTGGGACCCACCTGGGGCCAGGGATGCAG GAGCCTGAGGAGAAGAGGATCGTCCAGGAGCTGCTGGTGACAGAGCAGGCCTATGTGGCACGCCTCCATCTGCTAGACCAG GTATTCTTCCAGGAGCTGTTGAAGGAGGCGCGAAGCAGCAAGGCCTTCCCCGAGGATGTGGTCAGGCTCATCTTCTCCAACATCTCCTCCATCTACCAGTTCCACGCACAGTTCTTCCTCCCAGAGCTGCAGCGGCGGCTGGATGACTG GTCAGCCACCCCACGTATCGGTGACGTGATCCAGAAACTGGCCCCCTTCCTGAAGATGTATAGTGAGTATGTCAAGAACTTTGAGCGGGCTGCTGAGCTGCTGGCGACCTGGACTGAAAAGTCTCCCCAATTCCAGGAGGTTCTTACCCGCATTCAG AGCAGCGAGGCCTCGGGCAGCCTGACCCTGCAGCACCACATGCTGGAACCTGTGCAGAGAATCCCACGCTACGAGCTGCTGCTCAAGGAGTACGTCCAGAAGCtgccagctgaggccccagacagGGCCGATGCCCAGA AAGCCCTGGACATGATCTTCTCAGCCGCGCAGCACTCCAACGCAGCCATTACTGAGATG GAGCGACTGCAGGAGCTGTGGGAGGTGTACCAGCGCCTGGGCCTGGAAGACGACATCGTGGACCCCTCCAACACCCTCCTCCGCGAGGGCCCCGTTCTCAAGATCTCCTTCCGCCGCAGCGACCCCATAGAGCGCTACCTTTTCTTG TTCAACAACATGCTGCTCTACTGCGTGCCCAGGGTCATCCAGGTGGGCGCTCACTTCCAGGTGAGGACCCGCATCGACGTGGCTGGGATGAAG GTGCGGGAGCTGACTGATGCCGAGTTCCCGCACTCCTTCCTGGTGTCTGGGAAGCAGCGCACCCTGGAGCTGCAAGCCCG GTCCCAGGAGGAAATGATTTCCTGGATGCAG GCCTGCCAGGCCGCCATTGACCAAATCGAGAAGCGGAATGAAACCTTTAAGGCTGCGGTCCAGGGCCCTGAAGGAGATGTCCAGAAGGAG CTGCAGTCCGAGGAGCTGGGCCTCCGGGCCCCACAGTGGGTCCGGGACAAGATGGTGACCATGTGCATGCGCTGCCAGGAGCCCTTCAACGCCCTGACGCGCCGTCGCCACCACTGCCGGGCCTGTGGCTAC GTGGTGTGTGCCAGGTGCTCTGACTACCGGGCTGAGCTCAAATATGATGACAACAGGCCCAACCGAGTCTGCTTCAGCTGTTACACGTTCCTCACTGGAAACGTGCTCCCCGAGGACAAGGACGACAGGAGGCGGCACATCCTGGAG AAAGGGTCCACGGCGGGGTCTGAGCAGAGCCTAATGTGCAGCTTCCTGCAGCTCGTCGGGGACAAGTGGGGCAAGAGCGGCAGCCGGGGCTGGTGTGTGATCCCCCGGGATGACCCTCTCGTGCTCTATGTCTATGCTGCCCCTCAG gaTATTCGTGCTCACACCTCCATTCCCCTGCTGGGCTACCAGGTGACAGCAGGGCCCCAAGGGGACCCCCGGGTCTTCCAGCTGCAACAGTCAGGCCAGCTCTACACCTTCAAAGCCGAAACTGAGGAGCTGAGGGGCCGCTGGATGAAAGCTATGGAGCGGGCGGCCAGCGGCTGGAGCCCCAGGGGACCCAACGATGGGGATCTGTCTGACTGA
- the FGD2 gene encoding FYVE, RhoGEF and PH domain-containing protein 2 isoform X3 has translation MQEPEEKRIVQELLVTEQAYVARLHLLDQVFFQELLKEARSSKAFPEDVVRLIFSNISSIYQFHAQFFLPELQRRLDDWSATPRIGDVIQKLAPFLKMYSEYVKNFERAAELLATWTEKSPQFQEVLTRIQSSEASGSLTLQHHMLEPVQRIPRYELLLKEYVQKLPAEAPDRADAQKALDMIFSAAQHSNAAITEMERLQELWEVYQRLGLEDDIVDPSNTLLREGPVLKISFRRSDPIERYLFLFNNMLLYCVPRVIQVGAHFQVRTRIDVAGMKVRELTDAEFPHSFLVSGKQRTLELQARSQEEMISWMQACQAAIDQIEKRNETFKAAVQGPEGDVQKELQSEELGLRAPQWVRDKMVTMCMRCQEPFNALTRRRHHCRACGYVVCARCSDYRAELKYDDNRPNRVCFSCYTFLTGNVLPEDKDDRRRHILEKGSTAGSEQSLMCSFLQLVGDKWGKSGSRGWCVIPRDDPLVLYVYAAPQDIRAHTSIPLLGYQVTAGPQGDPRVFQLQQSGQLYTFKAETEELRGRWMKAMERAASGWSPRGPNDGDLSD, from the exons ATGCAG GAGCCTGAGGAGAAGAGGATCGTCCAGGAGCTGCTGGTGACAGAGCAGGCCTATGTGGCACGCCTCCATCTGCTAGACCAG GTATTCTTCCAGGAGCTGTTGAAGGAGGCGCGAAGCAGCAAGGCCTTCCCCGAGGATGTGGTCAGGCTCATCTTCTCCAACATCTCCTCCATCTACCAGTTCCACGCACAGTTCTTCCTCCCAGAGCTGCAGCGGCGGCTGGATGACTG GTCAGCCACCCCACGTATCGGTGACGTGATCCAGAAACTGGCCCCCTTCCTGAAGATGTATAGTGAGTATGTCAAGAACTTTGAGCGGGCTGCTGAGCTGCTGGCGACCTGGACTGAAAAGTCTCCCCAATTCCAGGAGGTTCTTACCCGCATTCAG AGCAGCGAGGCCTCGGGCAGCCTGACCCTGCAGCACCACATGCTGGAACCTGTGCAGAGAATCCCACGCTACGAGCTGCTGCTCAAGGAGTACGTCCAGAAGCtgccagctgaggccccagacagGGCCGATGCCCAGA AAGCCCTGGACATGATCTTCTCAGCCGCGCAGCACTCCAACGCAGCCATTACTGAGATG GAGCGACTGCAGGAGCTGTGGGAGGTGTACCAGCGCCTGGGCCTGGAAGACGACATCGTGGACCCCTCCAACACCCTCCTCCGCGAGGGCCCCGTTCTCAAGATCTCCTTCCGCCGCAGCGACCCCATAGAGCGCTACCTTTTCTTG TTCAACAACATGCTGCTCTACTGCGTGCCCAGGGTCATCCAGGTGGGCGCTCACTTCCAGGTGAGGACCCGCATCGACGTGGCTGGGATGAAG GTGCGGGAGCTGACTGATGCCGAGTTCCCGCACTCCTTCCTGGTGTCTGGGAAGCAGCGCACCCTGGAGCTGCAAGCCCG GTCCCAGGAGGAAATGATTTCCTGGATGCAG GCCTGCCAGGCCGCCATTGACCAAATCGAGAAGCGGAATGAAACCTTTAAGGCTGCGGTCCAGGGCCCTGAAGGAGATGTCCAGAAGGAG CTGCAGTCCGAGGAGCTGGGCCTCCGGGCCCCACAGTGGGTCCGGGACAAGATGGTGACCATGTGCATGCGCTGCCAGGAGCCCTTCAACGCCCTGACGCGCCGTCGCCACCACTGCCGGGCCTGTGGCTAC GTGGTGTGTGCCAGGTGCTCTGACTACCGGGCTGAGCTCAAATATGATGACAACAGGCCCAACCGAGTCTGCTTCAGCTGTTACACGTTCCTCACTGGAAACGTGCTCCCCGAGGACAAGGACGACAGGAGGCGGCACATCCTGGAG AAAGGGTCCACGGCGGGGTCTGAGCAGAGCCTAATGTGCAGCTTCCTGCAGCTCGTCGGGGACAAGTGGGGCAAGAGCGGCAGCCGGGGCTGGTGTGTGATCCCCCGGGATGACCCTCTCGTGCTCTATGTCTATGCTGCCCCTCAG gaTATTCGTGCTCACACCTCCATTCCCCTGCTGGGCTACCAGGTGACAGCAGGGCCCCAAGGGGACCCCCGGGTCTTCCAGCTGCAACAGTCAGGCCAGCTCTACACCTTCAAAGCCGAAACTGAGGAGCTGAGGGGCCGCTGGATGAAAGCTATGGAGCGGGCGGCCAGCGGCTGGAGCCCCAGGGGACCCAACGATGGGGATCTGTCTGACTGA